One genomic segment of Streptomyces sp. RerS4 includes these proteins:
- a CDS encoding RDD family protein gives MSTDQPPPGQPPEDDPFLKKPQEPTPPSGGSPYGSPPPPPGGGGYPPPPPPGGGGGYPPPPPPYGGAGGGMPDPLAGMPPLADFGRRLAARVLDVLIVGIPLWLIQLPFNRRRYVIDTEQGEDVTEVITKSYGGTGLLWTLISIVVYVGYDWWFTKKNGQTLGKRALSLRVAMLNDGSVPPSGPALGRAAVLWIPTLLCCFCLWPLALIVSMLVDKPYRQGLHDKVAKTVVVRVT, from the coding sequence ATGAGCACCGACCAGCCGCCACCGGGCCAGCCGCCCGAGGACGACCCGTTCCTCAAGAAGCCCCAGGAACCGACGCCTCCGTCGGGCGGTTCGCCGTACGGCTCGCCGCCCCCGCCGCCCGGCGGAGGCGGGTACCCGCCGCCCCCGCCCCCCGGTGGCGGCGGTGGCTACCCCCCGCCGCCGCCCCCGTACGGCGGCGCCGGCGGTGGCATGCCGGACCCGCTCGCCGGGATGCCGCCGCTCGCCGACTTCGGCAGGCGGCTGGCGGCCCGCGTCCTCGACGTGCTGATCGTCGGCATCCCGCTGTGGCTCATCCAACTGCCGTTCAACAGACGGCGGTACGTCATCGACACCGAGCAGGGCGAGGACGTCACGGAGGTCATCACCAAGTCGTACGGCGGCACGGGCCTGCTGTGGACGCTGATCTCGATCGTCGTCTACGTCGGCTACGACTGGTGGTTCACCAAGAAGAACGGTCAGACCCTCGGCAAGCGCGCCCTGTCGCTGCGCGTCGCGATGCTCAACGACGGCAGCGTGCCCCCCTCCGGCCCGGCGCTGGGTCGGGCCGCGGTCCTGTGGATCCCGACGCTGCTGTGCTGCTTCTGCCTGTGGCCGCTCGCGCTGATCGTGTCGATGCTCGTCGACAAGCCGTACCGGCAGGGCCTGCACGACAAGGTGGCCAAGACCGTGGTGGTGCGGGTGACCTGA
- a CDS encoding RDD family protein — protein MTASPGDGEHAAREGYYPDPSIPGYVRYWNGGAWVPGTSRPAAPADETGPVFLDQTSVTESLPERAAVPVPVPVPVSEPEPEPGRWQVDPAQQAGFGGPRDARVSWGGPAEPEARPGGISLARPAGAGAGAGRVPAPAVVAPAVVAPAAAPVSASVAPVSVVPAAVAPAESIGILSARSPAWPDAPGGGGSRSGLTSAWPEATPPPRRPLLGPAGRPRPGPGADARPGTGPGPGPDARPGLLPVLAPAPGRAAAPPGARPRSGARPAPAPEPAPERTAPPRQARPATPAPAARSEGARAVFERMAERAVRPAGLGRRLLARVLDSVVLAGVTGAAALPLVPRVTDHLQAKVDAARGSGRTTTVWLLDATTAGYLGLLLGVVLLFAVFYEVLPTARWGRTPGKKLLGVRVLSATTLRPPGFGRSLLRWSTYVLLGLPGSLACLLDRPRRRALHDRAAGTYVSR, from the coding sequence TTGACGGCCTCCCCTGGTGACGGCGAGCACGCGGCCCGCGAGGGCTACTACCCCGATCCGTCCATCCCCGGGTACGTCCGGTACTGGAACGGCGGCGCCTGGGTTCCGGGTACGAGCCGCCCCGCCGCGCCCGCGGACGAGACGGGGCCGGTGTTCCTGGACCAGACCTCCGTGACGGAGTCGCTGCCGGAGCGGGCGGCGGTGCCGGTGCCGGTGCCGGTGCCGGTGTCGGAGCCGGAGCCGGAGCCGGGGCGCTGGCAGGTGGACCCGGCCCAGCAGGCGGGGTTCGGCGGGCCCCGTGACGCGCGCGTGTCCTGGGGCGGCCCGGCGGAGCCCGAGGCGCGGCCGGGCGGGATCTCACTGGCCCGCCCGGCCGGCGCGGGCGCGGGGGCCGGACGGGTCCCGGCTCCGGCGGTGGTGGCTCCGGCGGTGGTGGCTCCTGCCGCGGCTCCGGTCTCCGCTTCCGTGGCTCCGGTCTCGGTCGTCCCCGCTGCCGTGGCTCCGGCCGAGAGCATCGGCATCCTGTCCGCCCGCTCGCCCGCCTGGCCCGACGCTCCCGGGGGCGGGGGCAGCCGGTCCGGCCTGACCTCCGCCTGGCCGGAGGCGACCCCGCCGCCACGGCGACCCCTCCTCGGCCCCGCCGGCCGCCCTCGCCCCGGCCCCGGTGCCGACGCCCGCCCCGGTACCGGCCCCGGCCCCGGCCCCGACGCCCGCCCCGGCCTCCTCCCGGTCCTCGCCCCGGCCCCGGGGCGGGCCGCCGCCCCGCCCGGCGCCCGTCCCCGCTCCGGCGCCCGCCCCGCCCCGGCCCCGGAGCCCGCGCCGGAGCGCACGGCCCCGCCCCGCCAAGCCCGCCCCGCCACGCCCGCCCCCGCCGCCCGGTCCGAGGGGGCGCGGGCCGTCTTCGAGCGGATGGCGGAGCGGGCCGTGCGCCCGGCCGGGTTGGGCCGCCGCCTCCTCGCCCGCGTCCTGGACTCCGTCGTCCTGGCCGGGGTGACGGGCGCCGCCGCGCTGCCCCTCGTACCCCGGGTGACGGACCACCTCCAGGCCAAGGTGGACGCCGCCCGGGGGAGCGGGCGCACCACCACCGTGTGGCTGCTCGACGCCACCACCGCCGGGTACCTCGGCCTGCTCCTCGGCGTGGTCCTCCTCTTCGCGGTGTTCTACGAGGTGCTGCCCACCGCCCGCTGGGGCCGGACCCCGGGCAAGAAGCTGCTCGGCGTCCGCGTCCTGTCCGCCACCACCCTGCGCCCGCCCGGCTTCGGCCGGTCGCTGCTGCGCTGGTCGACGTACGTCCTCCTGGGCCTGCCCGGCAGCCTCGCCTGCCTGCTGGACCGGCCGCGCCGGCGGGCTCTGCACGACCGCGCGGCCGGCACCTACGTGTCCCGCTGA
- a CDS encoding SsgA family sporulation/cell division regulator, with amino-acid sequence MHRPVIERELELRLVLSPERSVPVPAKLLYLTDDPYAVHVTFHTGSCAPVNWTFARELLVEGVFRPCGHGDVRIWPTKIDGQTVLCMALSSPDGDALLEAPAGVVSAWLERTLRVVPPGTEAERLGLDEALAELLAPTPADELWLRDPWPSDESAEGDL; translated from the coding sequence ATGCACCGCCCCGTCATCGAGCGCGAGCTGGAACTGAGGCTGGTCCTGTCCCCCGAGCGGAGCGTCCCCGTGCCCGCCAAGCTCCTCTACCTGACCGACGACCCGTACGCCGTCCACGTCACCTTTCACACCGGCTCCTGCGCGCCGGTGAACTGGACCTTCGCCCGCGAGCTGCTCGTCGAGGGGGTGTTCCGGCCCTGCGGGCACGGCGACGTCCGGATCTGGCCGACGAAGATCGACGGCCAGACGGTGCTGTGCATGGCCCTCAGTTCACCCGACGGGGACGCGCTGCTGGAGGCCCCGGCCGGCGTGGTGTCGGCCTGGCTGGAGCGCACCCTGCGCGTGGTCCCGCCCGGCACGGAGGCCGAGCGGCTGGGCCTGGACGAGGCGCTGGCCGAGCTGCTGGCCCCGACGCCGGCGGACGAACTGTGGCTGCGCGACCCGTGGCCCTCGGACGAGTCCGCGGAGGGTGACCTCTGA
- a CDS encoding FAD-linked oxidase C-terminal domain-containing protein, translated as MDDFVDEALADAPAGSLAEDLIARLRTGLPAAAILTDPQVTASYARDTAGFCAAGTPAVVVLPRTVEHVQHVLRTATALRVPVVPQGARTGLSGAANASDGCVVLSLVKMDRILEVSAVDRVAVVEPGVVNAVLSRTVAEQGLYYPPDPSSWEQCTIGGNIGTASGGLCCVKYGVTAEYVLGLDVVLADGRLLRTGRRTAKGVAGYDLTRLFVGSEGTLGVVVRAVLALKPAPPRQLALAAEFPSVAAACAAVCAVMEAGFAPSLLELMDRTTVRAVNALGRMGLPESTEALLLAAFDTPDAPSELAAVGELCAAAGASAVVPAEDEAESELLLRARRMSLTALEALRPATMIDDVCVPRSRLAEMLDGTAAIAQEYDLLIGVCAHAGDGNTHPVVCFDPADEDETRRARESFDAIMALGLELGGTITGEHGVGVLKKEWLARELGPVGLEMQRGVKRAFDPLGLLNPGKLF; from the coding sequence ATGGACGACTTCGTGGACGAAGCACTGGCCGACGCGCCCGCCGGCTCCCTCGCCGAGGACCTGATCGCGCGCCTGCGCACCGGCCTGCCGGCGGCGGCCATCCTCACCGACCCACAGGTGACCGCCTCCTACGCGCGCGACACGGCCGGCTTCTGCGCCGCCGGCACCCCGGCCGTCGTCGTCCTGCCCCGGACGGTGGAACACGTACAGCACGTCCTGCGCACCGCCACCGCCCTACGCGTCCCCGTCGTCCCCCAGGGCGCCCGTACGGGCCTGTCGGGCGCGGCCAACGCCTCAGACGGGTGCGTCGTGCTCTCCCTCGTGAAGATGGACCGGATCCTGGAGGTCTCCGCCGTCGACCGCGTCGCGGTCGTCGAGCCCGGCGTCGTCAACGCCGTGCTGTCGCGGACCGTCGCCGAACAGGGCCTGTACTACCCGCCCGACCCCTCCAGCTGGGAGCAGTGCACGATCGGCGGCAACATCGGCACCGCCTCGGGCGGCCTGTGCTGCGTCAAGTACGGGGTCACCGCCGAATACGTGCTCGGGCTCGACGTGGTGCTGGCGGACGGGCGGCTGCTGCGCACGGGGCGCCGTACGGCCAAGGGGGTCGCCGGATATGACCTCACCCGGCTGTTCGTGGGTTCCGAGGGCACCCTCGGGGTGGTCGTACGGGCCGTCCTCGCGCTGAAGCCCGCCCCGCCCCGGCAGCTCGCGCTGGCCGCCGAGTTCCCGTCCGTCGCCGCCGCCTGCGCGGCCGTGTGCGCCGTCATGGAGGCCGGGTTCGCGCCCTCGCTGCTGGAGCTCATGGACCGCACCACCGTCCGCGCCGTCAACGCGCTCGGCAGGATGGGGCTGCCCGAGAGCACGGAGGCCCTGCTGCTGGCCGCCTTCGACACCCCGGACGCGCCGTCCGAACTCGCCGCCGTCGGGGAGCTGTGCGCGGCCGCCGGCGCGAGCGCCGTCGTGCCCGCCGAGGACGAGGCGGAGTCCGAACTGCTGCTGCGCGCCCGCCGGATGTCCCTGACCGCGCTGGAGGCCCTGCGGCCCGCGACGATGATCGACGACGTGTGCGTGCCCCGGTCGCGGCTCGCCGAGATGCTCGACGGGACCGCGGCGATCGCTCAGGAGTACGACCTCCTCATCGGCGTCTGCGCGCACGCGGGGGACGGCAACACCCACCCGGTCGTCTGCTTCGACCCCGCGGACGAGGACGAGACGCGGCGGGCCCGGGAGTCCTTCGACGCCATCATGGCGCTGGGCCTCGAACTCGGCGGGACCATCACCGGCGAACACGGCGTCGGCGTCCTGAAGAAGGAGTGGCTCGCCCGCGAACTCGGGCCGGTGGGGCTGGAGATGCAGCGGGGCGTCAAGCGGGCCTTCGATCCGCTCGGACTCCTGAATCCGGGCAAGCTCTTCTGA
- the hppD gene encoding 4-hydroxyphenylpyruvate dioxygenase, with product MTESLANLETTPHTAREADPFPVKGMDAVVFAVGNAKQAAHYYSTAFGMKLVAYSGPENGSRETASYVLTNGSARFVLTSVIKPTTDHGRFLAEHVAEHGDGVVDLAIEVPDVRKAYAYAVEQGARGLDEPHEVKDEHGTVVLASIATYGQTRHTLVERADYDGPYLPGYVAVDPLVAPPAKRTFQAIDHCVGNVELGRMNEWVAFYNKVMGFTNMKEFVGDDIATEYSALMSKVVADGTKKVKFPINEPAIAKKKSQIDEYLEFYNGPGVQHIALASNDIVATVRTMRAAGVQFLSVPDSYYDTLGEWVGDTRVPIDELRELKILADRDEDGYLLQIFTKPVQDKPTVFFEIIERHGSMGFGKGNFKALFEAIEREQEKRGNL from the coding sequence ATGACTGAGTCTTTGGCGAACCTCGAAACCACCCCGCACACCGCGCGTGAGGCAGACCCGTTCCCGGTGAAGGGGATGGACGCGGTCGTCTTCGCCGTGGGCAACGCCAAGCAGGCTGCCCACTACTACTCGACCGCCTTCGGCATGAAGCTCGTCGCCTACTCCGGACCGGAGAACGGCAGCCGCGAGACCGCGAGCTACGTCCTGACGAACGGCTCCGCGCGCTTCGTCCTCACCTCGGTCATCAAGCCGACGACGGACCACGGCCGCTTCCTCGCCGAGCACGTCGCGGAGCACGGCGACGGCGTCGTCGACCTGGCGATCGAGGTCCCCGACGTCCGCAAGGCCTACGCCTACGCCGTCGAGCAGGGCGCGCGCGGCCTGGACGAGCCGCACGAGGTCAAGGACGAGCACGGCACGGTCGTCCTGGCGTCCATCGCCACCTACGGCCAGACCCGCCACACCCTCGTCGAGCGCGCCGACTACGACGGCCCGTACCTGCCGGGCTACGTGGCCGTCGACCCGCTCGTGGCGCCGCCGGCCAAGCGCACCTTCCAGGCCATCGACCACTGCGTGGGCAACGTCGAACTCGGCCGCATGAACGAGTGGGTCGCCTTCTACAACAAGGTCATGGGCTTCACGAACATGAAGGAGTTCGTGGGCGACGACATCGCGACCGAGTACTCGGCGCTGATGTCGAAGGTCGTCGCGGACGGCACCAAGAAGGTCAAGTTCCCGATCAACGAGCCGGCGATCGCGAAGAAGAAGTCGCAGATCGACGAGTACCTGGAGTTCTACAACGGGCCCGGCGTGCAGCACATCGCGCTCGCCTCGAACGACATCGTCGCGACCGTGCGCACCATGCGCGCCGCCGGCGTGCAGTTCCTGTCCGTGCCGGACTCCTACTACGACACCCTCGGCGAGTGGGTCGGCGACACCCGCGTCCCGATCGACGAGCTGCGCGAGCTGAAGATCCTCGCCGACCGCGACGAGGACGGCTACCTCCTCCAGATCTTCACCAAGCCGGTCCAGGACAAGCCGACCGTCTTCTTCGAGATCATCGAGCGCCACGGCTCGATGGGCTTCGGCAAGGGCAACTTCAAGGCCCTGTTCGAGGCGATCGAGCGCGAGCAGGAGAAGCGCGGCAACCTCTAG
- a CDS encoding Lrp/AsnC family transcriptional regulator yields MGIDDLDGRLIVLLAREPRIGVLEASRRLGVARGTVQARLDRLQSNGVIRGFGPQVDPTALGYPVTAFATLEIKQGQGADVRAHLDGVPEVLELHTTTGHGDMLCRLVARSNADLQRVIDRVVGFEGIVRASTAIVMENPVPLRIIPLVEQAASDD; encoded by the coding sequence ATGGGTATCGACGACCTCGACGGCCGACTGATCGTCCTGCTGGCCCGCGAACCCCGGATCGGGGTCCTGGAGGCCTCGCGGCGGCTCGGGGTGGCGCGCGGCACGGTGCAGGCCCGACTGGACCGGCTCCAGTCGAACGGGGTGATCCGCGGCTTCGGCCCCCAGGTGGACCCGACGGCCCTGGGGTATCCGGTGACCGCCTTCGCCACGCTGGAGATCAAGCAGGGGCAGGGGGCCGACGTACGGGCCCACCTGGACGGCGTACCGGAGGTGCTGGAACTGCACACCACGACGGGGCACGGGGACATGCTGTGCCGGCTGGTGGCCCGCTCGAACGCGGACCTCCAGCGGGTGATCGACCGGGTGGTGGGCTTCGAGGGGATCGTGCGGGCGTCGACGGCGATCGTGATGGAGAACCCGGTGCCGCTGCGGATCATCCCGCTGGTGGAGCAGGCGGCGTCGGACGACTGA
- a CDS encoding helix-turn-helix domain-containing protein, with amino-acid sequence MPEIESTPDAPDTPDAEQHDPSVHVLDARSLRGLAHPLRMRLLSALRKDGPATASQLAAALGESSGATSYHLRQLAAHGFVEDAPEHGKGRERWWKAAHAGTRLDESLLQDDSPETRGAAAAFRHEIATIHTQELNTWLGDSYSWPQEWRGGASDMSDFTLRLTPAQSHELIQRMHELVNSYRDAPPSEDTETVRVHTHAFPRRGSTRP; translated from the coding sequence ATGCCCGAGATCGAAAGCACCCCGGACGCCCCCGACACCCCGGACGCCGAGCAGCACGACCCCTCGGTCCACGTCCTCGACGCCCGCTCCCTGCGCGGCCTGGCCCACCCCCTGCGCATGCGCCTGCTGTCCGCCCTGCGCAAGGACGGGCCGGCCACCGCCTCCCAACTGGCGGCGGCCCTCGGGGAGTCCAGCGGCGCCACCAGCTACCACCTGCGCCAACTCGCCGCGCACGGCTTCGTCGAGGACGCGCCCGAGCACGGCAAGGGCCGCGAGCGGTGGTGGAAGGCCGCCCACGCGGGCACCCGTCTCGACGAGTCCCTGCTCCAGGACGACAGCCCCGAGACCCGGGGCGCGGCGGCCGCCTTCCGGCACGAGATCGCGACGATCCACACGCAGGAGCTGAACACCTGGCTCGGCGACTCGTACTCCTGGCCGCAGGAGTGGCGCGGCGGCGCCTCCGACATGAGCGACTTCACCCTGCGCCTGACGCCCGCGCAGAGCCACGAGCTGATCCAGAGGATGCACGAACTGGTCAACAGCTACCGGGACGCGCCGCCGTCCGAGGACACGGAGACGGTCCGCGTCCACACGCACGCCTTCCCCCGACGCGGCAGCACCCGCCCGTAG
- a CDS encoding MFS transporter, with protein sequence MSRRPFAALLAANTISIAGSSLTLIGVPWFVLQTTGSAGQAGVVAFCATLPIVIAALVGGPVIDRIGRRRLSALSDLVCALSVGAIPLLHHAGLLEFWMLCALMAVGGLVHTPGLTARYVLLPSLAEHAGTTVARAASLYDAVSRGARMLGAAVSGVLIAVFGAETVLLLDAVTFAASALLVFAFVRGVPAAEPQPSGTKASFASYRTELAEGWRFLTGSRLLLGITVMVMATNGLDQGWSAVLLPVHGEESLGGATTLGLMVSLFGGFALLGALLYGAWGDRFSRRAVFAGAFLVSGCTRYVVAAFTDTPLPLAVTMALAGLGAGVLNPILTTVVYESVPEEMRSRVSSVSTAGSELAMPLGGLAAGLLVDGAGLTTALLLFGAAYLATTLTPLLFPSWRGLDAKPPLSTTEPSPPGSAPAAMSPRPSGR encoded by the coding sequence GTGAGCAGACGCCCCTTCGCGGCGCTCCTGGCGGCCAACACGATCTCGATCGCCGGGAGTTCGCTCACTCTGATCGGCGTCCCCTGGTTCGTGCTCCAGACCACGGGCAGCGCCGGACAGGCCGGGGTCGTCGCCTTCTGCGCCACCCTGCCGATCGTCATCGCGGCACTCGTCGGCGGTCCGGTCATCGACCGGATCGGCCGTCGCCGGCTCTCGGCCCTCTCCGACCTCGTCTGCGCGCTGTCCGTCGGCGCGATCCCGCTGCTGCACCACGCGGGGTTGTTGGAGTTCTGGATGCTGTGCGCGCTGATGGCCGTCGGCGGCCTCGTGCACACCCCGGGCCTGACCGCCCGCTACGTCCTGCTGCCGAGCCTCGCCGAGCACGCCGGCACCACCGTCGCGCGCGCCGCCAGCCTCTACGACGCCGTTTCGCGCGGCGCGCGGATGCTGGGGGCCGCGGTGTCCGGCGTACTGATCGCGGTCTTCGGCGCCGAAACCGTGCTGCTGTTGGACGCGGTCACCTTCGCGGCGTCCGCGCTCCTCGTCTTCGCCTTCGTGCGCGGCGTCCCGGCCGCCGAGCCCCAACCATCGGGCACGAAGGCCTCGTTCGCCTCCTACCGCACCGAACTCGCCGAGGGGTGGCGGTTCCTGACGGGCTCTCGCCTCCTGCTCGGCATCACCGTCATGGTGATGGCGACCAACGGCCTCGACCAGGGCTGGTCCGCGGTCCTGCTGCCCGTGCACGGCGAGGAGAGCCTCGGCGGCGCCACCACCCTCGGCCTGATGGTGTCCCTGTTCGGCGGCTTCGCCCTGCTGGGCGCCCTGCTCTACGGGGCGTGGGGCGATCGGTTCTCCCGGCGGGCGGTGTTCGCGGGGGCGTTCCTCGTCTCCGGCTGCACCCGGTACGTGGTCGCCGCGTTCACCGACACGCCGCTGCCGTTGGCGGTCACGATGGCACTGGCCGGCCTGGGCGCGGGCGTGCTCAACCCGATCCTGACGACGGTCGTGTACGAAAGCGTGCCCGAGGAGATGCGCAGCCGGGTCTCCAGCGTGAGCACGGCGGGCAGCGAGCTGGCGATGCCGCTGGGCGGTCTCGCCGCCGGCCTCCTGGTCGACGGCGCCGGCCTCACCACGGCGCTGCTCCTCTTCGGCGCCGCCTACCTGGCGACGACGTTGACCCCGCTGCTCTTCCCGTCCTGGCGCGGCCTGGACGCGAAGCCGCCCCTCAGCACGACGGAACCTTCTCCCCCCGGTTCAGCGCCCGCAGCGATGTCACCGCGTCCGTCAGGGAGGTGA
- a CDS encoding S16 family serine protease — MLSRLTRLPRPAALAVCAAPLLGLFAVAALAPLPFVIAQPGLTADVLGAKDGKPVIVVAGAPTRETKGQLRMTTIQATGPSSAVRLPELLDHWFDSGRAVMPREAVYPSGGSDREIEEHNLEEMTRSQSDAAQAALGYLHKDPKDVKVELNLADVGGPSAGLLFSLGIVAKLDGDGSGGDLTGGRSIAGTGTIAADGTVGAVGGVALKTQAAHRDGASVFLVPKAECSDAHSELPEGLQLIPVTSLTDAVTSLRALNRGEKVPSC, encoded by the coding sequence GTGCTCTCTCGCCTCACACGTCTGCCGCGTCCCGCCGCCCTGGCCGTCTGCGCCGCGCCTCTGCTCGGCCTGTTCGCCGTGGCCGCCCTCGCGCCGCTGCCCTTCGTGATCGCGCAGCCGGGACTCACGGCCGACGTGCTCGGGGCGAAGGACGGCAAGCCCGTCATCGTCGTCGCCGGCGCCCCGACCCGGGAGACCAAGGGTCAGCTGCGGATGACCACCATCCAGGCCACGGGCCCCTCCTCCGCGGTGCGGCTGCCCGAACTCCTCGACCACTGGTTCGACAGCGGTCGGGCGGTGATGCCCAGGGAGGCCGTCTACCCGTCCGGCGGAAGCGACCGGGAGATCGAGGAACACAACCTGGAGGAAATGACCAGGTCGCAGTCGGACGCCGCCCAGGCCGCCCTCGGATATCTCCACAAGGACCCCAAGGACGTGAAGGTCGAGCTGAACCTCGCCGACGTCGGCGGACCGAGCGCCGGACTCCTCTTCTCCCTCGGCATCGTCGCCAAGCTCGACGGCGACGGCAGCGGCGGAGACCTCACCGGCGGCCGCAGCATCGCCGGTACGGGAACCATCGCCGCCGACGGGACGGTCGGCGCGGTCGGCGGCGTGGCCCTGAAGACCCAGGCCGCCCACCGCGATGGGGCGAGCGTGTTCCTCGTACCGAAGGCGGAGTGCTCGGACGCCCACTCCGAACTCCCCGAGGGGCTTCAGCTGATCCCCGTCACCTCCCTGACGGACGCGGTGACATCGCTGCGGGCGCTGAACCGGGGGGAGAAGGTTCCGTCGTGCTGA
- a CDS encoding helix-turn-helix domain-containing protein yields MTAETSQTLDRGLRVLKLLADTDHGLTVTELSNRLGVNRTVVYRLLATLEQHALVRRDLGGRARVGLGVLRLGRQVHPLVREAALPALRSLAEDIGATAHLTLVDGSEALAVAVVEPTWTDYHVAYRAGFRHPLDRGAAGRAILAARQGTLIEPGYTLTHGELEAGASGAAAPLVGITGLEGSVGVVMLADAVPERVGPRVVDAAREVADALR; encoded by the coding sequence GTGACCGCGGAGACCTCCCAGACGCTCGATCGAGGACTCAGAGTCCTCAAGCTGCTCGCCGACACCGACCACGGTCTGACCGTCACCGAACTGTCCAACCGTCTCGGTGTGAACCGCACCGTCGTCTACCGGCTGCTCGCCACCCTGGAACAGCACGCGCTGGTCCGGCGCGACCTCGGCGGCCGGGCCCGCGTCGGGCTCGGCGTGCTGCGGTTGGGCCGTCAGGTCCACCCGCTCGTACGGGAGGCCGCGCTGCCCGCGCTGCGCTCGCTCGCCGAGGACATAGGGGCCACCGCGCACCTGACCCTCGTGGACGGCTCGGAGGCGCTCGCCGTGGCCGTCGTCGAGCCGACCTGGACGGACTACCACGTCGCCTACCGGGCCGGGTTCCGCCACCCGCTCGACCGGGGCGCGGCCGGCCGGGCCATCCTGGCCGCCCGTCAGGGCACCCTCATCGAACCCGGGTACACCCTGACCCACGGGGAACTCGAAGCGGGCGCCAGCGGCGCCGCCGCGCCGCTCGTCGGCATCACCGGGCTGGAGGGCAGCGTCGGCGTGGTCATGCTGGCCGACGCCGTGCCCGAACGGGTGGGCCCCCGCGTGGTCGACGCGGCGCGCGAGGTCGCCGACGCCCTGCGCTGA